In Bufo gargarizans isolate SCDJY-AF-19 chromosome 6, ASM1485885v1, whole genome shotgun sequence, a single genomic region encodes these proteins:
- the LOC122940269 gene encoding myeloperoxidase-like produces MASLHTGVWLLLAWGLMHTASSSYYDGIEEVNNDFIESCSKEAKHLVDTAYKNTRQILKERLKKKIVEARDLMAYFKQPVAGSRNAIRAADYMGTTLELLRGKVKYFYDRPFNITDLLTKKQIDTISQISGCTTQYLPKACQNSQYRTITGECNNRRNLYLGASNTGFTRLLPAQYEDGVSLPRGWTENRMINGFRLPLARQVSNEIVRFPVENITLDSGRALIFMQWGQWTDHDLDLSPETPARTTFLDGIDCDTSCAREPPCFPLKIPPNDPRFTNRSDCIPCFRSSPVCTPGSPIREQINILTSFLDGSQVYGSDLPLSFALRNNTNQFGLMAINQNFTDNGLAYLPFETVEEDFCVLTNRSGIPCFLGGDPRVSEQPGLTAFHTLWVRQHNRIATELRRMNPRWSGETLYQEARKIVGAILQKITYKDWLPLLLGSEIQKVLPRYRGYNESVDPRVANVFTIAFRMGHTLIQPIIYRLDKGYRPYVPEPQTLLRLTFFNSWRVVSHGGVDTLLRGLMANRAKLNRQNQLVVDELREHLFGQLKRTGLDLPALNLQRGREHGIPGYNAWRRFCGFSAPRNVNELAAVLNNRELAQKFINLYGTPENIDIWVGGVAEPLVRNGRIGQLLSCLIGNQFRRARDGDRFYYENPGVFTSAQRNAIEAGTFARVICDNTGITEVPRNVFLGNQYPRDFVRCQNIPALDLRPWRSTKD; encoded by the exons ATGGAATTGAGGAAGTGAATAATGACTTTATTGAAAGTTGTTCAAAGGAAGCCAAACACCTGGTAGATACGGCCTATAAAAACACCCGCCAAAT CTTGAAAGAACGCTTAAAGAAGAAGATAGTTGAGGCTCGCGACCTTATGGCTTACTTCAAGCAGCCCGTTGCAGGAAGCAGAAACGCTATACGAGCTGCCGATTACATGGGCACCACTCTGGAGCTTCTGAGAGGAAAAGTCAAATACTTTTATGACCGTCCTTTCAATATTACAG ATCTACTAACAAAGAAACAGATTGACACTATATCTCAGATATCAGGCTGCACAACACAATACCTCCCAAAAGCTTGCCAGAACAGTCAATATCGCACCATTACTGGAGAGTGTAATAACAG GAGAAATCTCTATCTTGGTGCTTCCAACACTGGGTTTACGCGTTTGCTGCCTGCGCAATATGAAGATGGCGTGTCTCTTCCTCGTGGCTGGACTGAAAATCGTATGATTAATGGATTCCGTCTCCCtttg GCACGTCAAGTATCCAATGAAATCGTAAGATTCCCAGTTGAAAATATCACCCTGGACAGTGGCCGAGCACTTATCTTCATGCAATGGGGACAATGGACAGATCATGACCTTGATCTCTCGCCTGAGACTCCTGCAAGGACAACTTTCCTTGACGGTATTGATTGTGATACCAGCTGTGCAAGAGAGCCCCCCTGCTTTCCACTCAAG ATTCCACCAAATGATCCTCGGTTTACAAATCGCAGTGACTGTATCCCATGCTTCCGCTcctctcctgtgtgcaccccgggATCTCCAATCCGTGAACAGATAAACATTCTCACCTCTTTCCTCGATGGGAGTCAAGTGTATGGCAGTGATCTGCCACTGTCTTTTGCACTACGtaataacacaaatcagtttgGACTTATGGCCATTAATCAGAACTTCACGGATAATGGGCTTGCATATCTTCCATTTGAAACTGTAGAAGAAGACTTCTGCGTCCTGACGAACAGATCTGGAATCCCTTGTTTCTTGGGAG GAGACCCCCGTGTCAGTGAGCAACCTGGTCTCACTGCCTTTCACACACTCTGGGTACGTCAACATAACCGCATAGCTACAGAACTACGGAGGATGAATCCGCGTTGGTCTGGTGAGACCTTGTATCAAGAAGCTAGGAAGATCGTAGGGGCAATCTTGCAG AAAATCACGTACAAAGATTGGCTGCCTTTACTGTTGGGATCAGAGATACAAAAAGTTCTCCCTAGATACAGAGGTTACAATGAGTCTGTAGATCCAAGGGTGGCTAATGTATTCACTATCGCGTTCCGCATGGGCCATACTCTCATACAGCCAATCATATATCGTCTTGATAAAGGCTATCGTCCCTATGTTCCAGAGCCACAGACCCTCCTACGCTTGACTTTCTTCAATAGCTGGAGAGTGGTCAGCCACG GTGGAGTTGATACTCTTCTCCGTGGACTGATGGCAAATCGAGCAAAACTTAATCGGCAAAACCAACTGGTCGTGGACGAGTTAAGGGAGCATCTCTTTGGGCAATTGAAACGTACTGGGCTTGATTTACCAGCCCTAAATTTGCAAAGGGGCCGTGAGCATGGTATACCAG gatACAATGCCTGGAGAAGGttttgtggattttctgcaccAAGGAATGTGAATGAGTTAGCTGCTGTGCTGAATAACAGGGAGCTGGCCCAAAAGTTCATAAATCTGTATGGCACACCTGAAAATATCGACATTTGGGTTGGCGGGGTTGCTGAACCTTTAGTTCGTAATGGCAGAATTGGGCAGTTGCTTTCATGTCTGATTGGCAACCAGTTCCGTAGAGCTCGAGATGGAGACCG GTTTTATTATGAGAACCCAGGGGTGTTCACCTCCGCTCAGAGGAATGCGATCGAGGCAGGGACATTTGCACGTGTCATCTGTGACAACACTGGGATTACTGAGGTTCCTCGAAATGTCTTTTTGGGCAATCAATATCCTCGTGATTTTGTAAGATGTCAGAATATtccagccctggacctcagacCATGGAGATCAACCAAAGATTAA